A stretch of the Actinomyces qiguomingii genome encodes the following:
- a CDS encoding undecaprenyl-diphosphate phosphatase, whose product MNWLHAVILGIVEGITEFLPVSSTGHLNIVEKLLDYKINDVGMTAFTAVIQVGAILAAVVYFWGDIVRIVTAWLKGLTNADARTDPDYTLGWGIILGSIPVAVVGLVLKDFIEVTSRSLWVIAGALILWSGVMWLADRRSEGPSGAAHTSAGKGMREVSIKDALIIGCFQALSPMLPGISRSGATISAGLFLRFDRVTATRLSFFMGIPALLAAGALEAVTAAGDISNTVGWGATAIATVVSGLVAYATIAWLLRFVSSNKFTGFLIYRVLLGLVIIVLVATGTIAA is encoded by the coding sequence ATGAACTGGCTGCACGCCGTCATCCTCGGCATTGTCGAGGGCATCACCGAGTTCTTGCCCGTGTCCTCCACCGGACACCTGAACATCGTTGAGAAGCTACTGGACTACAAGATCAACGATGTTGGCATGACCGCTTTCACCGCCGTCATCCAGGTCGGCGCGATCCTGGCCGCCGTCGTCTACTTCTGGGGCGACATCGTGCGCATTGTGACCGCTTGGCTCAAGGGCCTGACCAACGCCGATGCCCGCACCGACCCCGATTACACGCTCGGTTGGGGCATCATCCTCGGCTCGATCCCCGTGGCCGTGGTAGGCCTGGTACTGAAGGACTTCATTGAGGTCACTTCCCGATCCCTGTGGGTGATCGCCGGAGCGTTGATCCTGTGGTCCGGGGTCATGTGGCTGGCCGACCGGCGCAGTGAAGGCCCTAGCGGTGCCGCCCATACCTCTGCGGGCAAGGGAATGCGGGAGGTCTCCATCAAGGACGCCCTCATCATCGGCTGTTTCCAGGCGCTCTCTCCTATGCTGCCGGGTATCTCCCGCTCGGGGGCGACGATCTCCGCGGGACTGTTCCTGCGCTTTGATCGGGTCACCGCCACCCGTCTGTCCTTCTTCATGGGCATCCCGGCGCTGCTGGCCGCCGGCGCCCTGGAGGCCGTCACCGCCGCCGGGGACATCTCCAATACGGTCGGATGGGGGGCTACGGCGATCGCCACGGTCGTTTCCGGCCTGGTCGCCTATGCGACGATCGCCTGGCTACTGCGCTTCGTCTCGTCCAACAAGTTCACCGGCTTCCTGATCTACCGCGTACTGCTGGGGCTGGTGATCATTGTGCTGGTTGCCACCGGCACGATCGCCGCCTGA
- the hisN gene encoding histidinol-phosphatase, protein MSSNAGSSPTPPAAERRWRDDLHLAHTIADQVDPLTQARFDAQDFEVETKPDLTPVTAADREAERMIRDYLARARTRDSVLGEEFGTTGHSPRQWVIDPIDGTKNFVRGVPVWATLISLVEDGEVVVGLVSAPALGRRWWAVRGGGAWTGRSLASARQLHVSSVAGLEDASLSYSSLSGWAERRRLRGMLSLMQACWRTRAYGDFWSYMLLAEGAVDLAAEPELELYDMGALVPIVTEAGGRFTSLAGESGPWGGSAVATNTLLHEAVLEHLSAETD, encoded by the coding sequence ATGAGCAGCAACGCCGGTTCCTCCCCCACGCCGCCCGCCGCCGAGCGCCGTTGGCGCGATGACCTGCATCTGGCGCATACGATCGCCGACCAGGTGGACCCGCTCACCCAGGCACGCTTCGACGCCCAGGACTTCGAGGTGGAGACCAAGCCCGACCTGACACCCGTGACCGCGGCCGACCGCGAGGCCGAGCGGATGATTCGCGACTATCTGGCCCGCGCCCGCACCCGCGACTCCGTGCTCGGGGAGGAGTTCGGCACCACCGGCCACTCCCCCCGCCAGTGGGTGATCGACCCGATCGACGGGACCAAGAACTTCGTGCGGGGCGTGCCCGTATGGGCCACCCTCATCAGCCTGGTGGAGGATGGCGAGGTCGTCGTCGGCCTGGTCTCCGCGCCCGCACTGGGGCGGCGCTGGTGGGCGGTGCGCGGCGGCGGCGCCTGGACCGGCCGCTCCCTGGCCTCGGCCCGCCAGTTGCACGTGTCCAGTGTGGCCGGCCTTGAGGACGCCTCCCTGTCCTACTCCTCACTGTCCGGCTGGGCGGAGCGGCGGCGGCTGCGCGGCATGCTGTCGCTGATGCAGGCGTGCTGGCGCACCCGCGCCTACGGGGACTTCTGGTCCTACATGCTGCTGGCCGAGGGAGCCGTGGACCTGGCCGCCGAGCCGGAGCTGGAACTGTATGACATGGGCGCGCTGGTGCCGATCGTCACCGAGGCCGGAGGCCGCTTCACCTCCCTGGCAGGAGAGTCGGGCCCCTGGGGCGGCAGTGCGGTAGCCACCAACACCCTGCTGCACGAGGCGGTGCTGGAGCACCTGTCCGCCGAGACCGACTGA